The Phragmitibacter flavus genome includes a window with the following:
- a CDS encoding tetratricopeptide repeat protein, with translation MKSFAWLLVMAPLGSMAADVRDPAAHTVVVPYEVGEKFDESKAQRFYVDYADFQRLWELAKESRRPASVKEDEAESKAAPEAVVKGILYDAQITAQGLEMVARMEVLTRGAPWAKLELGNLRAAATIKQDEVDVAAAAAVFMVDGVPAVMTEDGAAVLIEKAGEHVVEWRFTVPLLEGWEEVRLLLPEVPATMIRVKSGSGEGVPRLDVPVIGSRGTVVRDETGSSVSAAMGSANRVRVIRQPLAQVVGSEVAPAQAKAENMVWVFPGMERVTSSVEFDFEGTERRQVAVELAGDLQVELVESVPPGVTTLRKEGERQWVEVDFPQAVTNWAKVLVSASREVADLGMRTVPKATGVAARQTGEWSMVGSEKRMVKPGANLGMERVESAKGGRDDAGTFRWRDEQLPQYEVLLPVDRSKAQMEVVYQLSAQKAEMMAAMTLSPGGAKLSAVKVRVPPGYEVQAVSGARIISWHRSEGGLEVLLDDAVESEARLLVHVAKSVSEAAAEWKLEALVPVGFAKVETTALIAAHVADEVKLSFEKSAELREVDVTSVKSALEVVEPLVVKHALVSERSDWSGSVMLTRQAAKFVADAVLLARAGEQGLELRQRIGVEVEQGALAEVVVRLPEQLPEARVAGTGVRDVQTRIEAGMRVYEVRLQREFLQRVDFEMEMELPLNGEVAVPVVQVEGARQVRRFLVVDNAGTREMRLDEGGAVSTAAGSLPFAPGDLSRPQDFRLAAGNGPRVSFTQLESTAGNAAIITLAEITSALRSNGDRWDTVVYSLSNRSLQFLPVKLAEGAELVEVSVGEQAVRADRSSKDAGVYLVPLIQMRAGESSQQVRLVYRLPGKGGDRPGKGLRLDDPQLVGLSAERTLWNVWVPPGFEPKRFDGNMDEIGEEGQALEKQQSLLSEVSRFNRVMKSDEMGEMDKKMALSNAQKAIAKLMEYGEVVSSRGAYESKPRERKGVESKVEQLRGAVQQQLGEQQAILTENRISVENLNFRMDQVKSATREGKDSEWKDNRGASAAAKPMEPEMGVAVNDTTRLKEDFLAKPEPVEPNKKSKGQKPAPAQQQMQVQASNNARATAKPVTELDSAHQGKIAELTKSLKLGYSYANLGDFDNAEKAFTEALKVDPLNGAARRGLEQIESKRAGFFDTARSNQRAAMLNDVNKAWEEQLSGGGVVAATPMDPFSAPAAPAAPAPAPMDPQMVADAMDDKPAVGEMVMALPPSSQLKPVGRVSLRIEVPLEGKVYHFSKLKDHALLELDVVEPWEEWRWFGLWGTLLGVSVLGGMEWRRRRGTVEK, from the coding sequence ATGAAGAGTTTTGCCTGGCTGTTGGTGATGGCTCCCTTGGGGTCAATGGCGGCGGATGTTCGAGATCCGGCGGCGCATACGGTGGTGGTGCCTTATGAGGTGGGGGAAAAGTTTGATGAGTCGAAGGCACAGCGGTTTTATGTGGATTATGCGGATTTCCAAAGGTTGTGGGAGCTGGCGAAGGAGAGCCGGCGTCCGGCATCGGTGAAGGAAGATGAAGCGGAGTCGAAAGCAGCACCTGAGGCGGTGGTGAAGGGGATTTTGTATGACGCACAGATCACAGCGCAAGGGCTTGAGATGGTGGCGCGAATGGAGGTGCTGACGCGCGGGGCTCCGTGGGCGAAGCTGGAATTGGGCAACCTTAGGGCCGCGGCAACGATCAAGCAGGATGAGGTGGATGTGGCGGCGGCGGCGGCGGTTTTCATGGTGGATGGCGTGCCCGCGGTGATGACGGAGGATGGGGCTGCGGTGTTGATTGAGAAGGCGGGTGAGCACGTGGTGGAGTGGCGTTTTACGGTGCCGCTTTTGGAGGGTTGGGAGGAGGTGAGGTTGTTGTTGCCGGAAGTTCCAGCGACGATGATCCGGGTGAAGTCTGGATCAGGCGAAGGGGTGCCGCGACTGGATGTTCCGGTCATTGGTTCCAGGGGAACAGTGGTGAGAGACGAGACGGGGTCGAGCGTGTCGGCAGCGATGGGGTCGGCGAACAGGGTGAGAGTGATCCGGCAGCCGTTGGCACAGGTGGTGGGGTCGGAGGTGGCACCTGCGCAAGCGAAGGCTGAGAACATGGTGTGGGTGTTTCCTGGGATGGAGCGGGTGACTTCGAGCGTGGAATTTGATTTTGAGGGGACGGAACGGCGTCAGGTGGCGGTGGAACTGGCCGGGGATTTGCAGGTGGAGCTTGTGGAGTCGGTGCCACCGGGGGTGACGACGTTGCGCAAGGAAGGGGAGCGGCAGTGGGTCGAGGTGGATTTTCCTCAGGCGGTGACAAATTGGGCGAAGGTATTGGTAAGCGCCTCGCGTGAAGTGGCGGATCTGGGGATGAGAACCGTCCCGAAGGCGACCGGGGTGGCGGCACGGCAGACGGGCGAATGGAGCATGGTGGGGTCGGAGAAGAGAATGGTGAAACCAGGAGCCAATTTGGGAATGGAGCGGGTGGAGTCGGCGAAGGGGGGCCGTGATGACGCGGGAACATTCCGCTGGAGGGATGAACAGCTGCCGCAGTATGAGGTGTTGCTGCCGGTGGATCGGAGCAAGGCGCAGATGGAGGTGGTTTATCAGCTGAGTGCACAGAAGGCGGAGATGATGGCAGCGATGACGTTGTCGCCGGGTGGGGCGAAGTTGAGTGCGGTGAAGGTGCGGGTGCCGCCCGGGTATGAGGTGCAGGCAGTATCGGGCGCGAGGATCATTTCGTGGCATCGGTCCGAGGGTGGGCTTGAAGTGTTGTTGGATGATGCGGTGGAGTCAGAGGCACGGCTTTTGGTTCATGTGGCGAAGTCGGTATCGGAAGCGGCTGCGGAGTGGAAACTTGAGGCGCTGGTGCCGGTGGGTTTTGCCAAGGTGGAAACGACGGCATTGATTGCGGCCCATGTGGCCGACGAGGTGAAGCTGAGTTTTGAAAAGTCGGCAGAGCTTCGTGAGGTGGATGTCACATCGGTGAAGTCGGCGCTGGAGGTGGTGGAGCCACTGGTGGTGAAACATGCATTGGTGAGCGAGCGGTCAGATTGGTCGGGCTCGGTGATGTTGACTCGGCAGGCGGCGAAGTTTGTGGCGGATGCGGTGTTGCTGGCCAGGGCGGGTGAGCAGGGTTTGGAATTGAGGCAGCGGATTGGAGTGGAGGTGGAGCAGGGAGCACTGGCGGAGGTGGTGGTGCGTTTGCCGGAGCAGTTGCCGGAGGCGCGTGTGGCGGGAACGGGGGTGCGGGATGTGCAGACGCGAATTGAGGCGGGAATGCGGGTTTATGAGGTGAGGTTGCAGAGGGAGTTTCTGCAGCGTGTGGATTTTGAAATGGAGATGGAGCTGCCACTAAATGGCGAGGTGGCGGTGCCAGTGGTGCAGGTGGAGGGGGCGCGGCAGGTGCGGCGCTTTCTGGTCGTGGACAATGCGGGGACGCGGGAGATGCGCTTGGATGAAGGCGGGGCGGTGTCGACGGCGGCTGGTTCGTTGCCGTTTGCGCCAGGGGATTTGTCGAGACCGCAGGATTTTCGTCTGGCCGCAGGGAATGGGCCGAGAGTGAGTTTTACTCAGTTGGAAAGCACGGCGGGGAATGCGGCGATCATCACACTGGCGGAGATAACCAGTGCCTTGCGGTCAAATGGGGATCGCTGGGATACCGTGGTGTATTCGTTGTCAAATCGCTCGTTGCAATTCCTGCCGGTGAAGCTGGCAGAGGGGGCAGAGCTGGTGGAGGTGAGTGTGGGTGAGCAGGCGGTGCGGGCAGACCGTTCATCGAAGGATGCCGGGGTGTATCTGGTGCCATTGATTCAAATGCGGGCGGGCGAATCGAGTCAGCAGGTGCGGCTGGTTTACCGTTTGCCAGGGAAAGGAGGGGATCGGCCCGGAAAAGGTTTGAGGTTGGATGATCCTCAGTTGGTGGGATTGTCAGCGGAGCGCACCCTGTGGAATGTGTGGGTGCCGCCGGGGTTTGAGCCAAAACGATTTGATGGAAACATGGATGAGATCGGCGAGGAAGGTCAGGCGCTGGAGAAACAGCAAAGTTTGCTTTCTGAGGTCTCGCGCTTTAACCGGGTGATGAAGTCCGATGAGATGGGGGAAATGGACAAGAAGATGGCGCTGAGCAATGCGCAGAAGGCGATTGCGAAGTTGATGGAGTATGGAGAGGTGGTGTCGTCGAGGGGTGCTTATGAAAGCAAGCCGAGGGAGAGGAAGGGGGTTGAGTCGAAGGTGGAGCAACTTCGTGGTGCAGTGCAGCAGCAGTTGGGGGAGCAGCAGGCGATTTTGACGGAGAACAGGATCTCGGTGGAAAATCTGAATTTCAGAATGGATCAGGTGAAAAGTGCGACGCGGGAGGGCAAGGATTCGGAGTGGAAGGACAATCGGGGGGCGTCTGCAGCAGCGAAGCCCATGGAGCCAGAGATGGGAGTTGCGGTGAATGACACCACGCGGTTGAAAGAGGATTTTTTGGCGAAGCCGGAGCCCGTGGAGCCGAACAAGAAGTCGAAGGGGCAGAAGCCAGCACCTGCGCAGCAGCAGATGCAGGTGCAGGCATCAAACAACGCACGTGCAACGGCAAAGCCGGTGACGGAATTGGACTCAGCACATCAGGGCAAAATCGCAGAGCTGACCAAGTCGCTAAAATTGGGGTATTCTTATGCGAATCTTGGCGATTTTGACAATGCGGAAAAGGCGTTTACAGAGGCGTTGAAAGTGGATCCGTTGAATGGCGCGGCACGTCGGGGACTTGAGCAGATTGAATCGAAACGAGCAGGGTTCTTTGATACAGCGAGGAGCAATCAGCGAGCTGCCATGTTGAATGATGTGAACAAAGCTTGGGAGGAGCAGCTATCGGGTGGCGGGGTCGTGGCTGCGACACCGATGGATCCATTCAGTGCTCCGGCAGCACCCGCAGCACCAGCACCAGCGCCAATGGATCCCCAGATGGTGGCAGATGCGATGGATGATAAACCGGCCGTGGGGGAGATGGTGATGGCATTGCCACCGAGTTCGCAATTAAAGCCGGTGGGTCGGGTTTCGCTGCGGATTGAGGTTCCGCTGGAGGGTAAAGTTTATCACTTCAGCAAGCTGAAGGATCACGCCCTACTGGAGCTGGATGTGGTGGAGCCGTGGGAAGAATGGCGCTGGTTCGGGCTGTGGGGAACCTTGCTTGGAGTGAGTGTGCTCGGGGGAATGGAATGGAGAAGGAGACGTGGAACTGTTGAAAAGTGA